The following are from one region of the Lodderomyces elongisporus chromosome 7, complete sequence genome:
- the CPR1 gene encoding Peptidyl-prolyl cis-trans isomerase produces the protein MTNTYFTVSANGQPLGTIKFKLYDDVVPKTAENFRALSTGEKGFGYAGSIFHRVIPQFMLQGGDFTNHNGTGGKSIYGAKFADENFTKKHDRPGLLSMANAGPNTNGSQFFITTVPCPWLDGKHVVFGEVTDGFDIVKKIESYGSGSGATKATIKIEEAGVL, from the coding sequence atgaCCAACACATACTTTACCGTTTCCGCTAATGGCCAACCATTGGGTACCATCAAGTTCAAGTTGTACGATGATGTTGTTCCAAAGACTGCTGAAAACTTTAGAGCTTTGTCTACTGGTGAAAAGGGTTTTGGTTACGCTGGCTCAATTTTCCACCGTGTGATTCCTCAATTCATGTTGCAAGGTGGTGATTTCACCAACCACAATGGTACTGGTGGTAAGTCCATCTATGGTGCTAAGTTTGCTGATGAGAACTTCACCAAGAAGCACGACAGACCAGGTTTGTTGTCTATGGCCAATGCTGGTCCAAACACCAATGGATCCCAATTCTTCATTACCACTGTCCCATGTCCATGGTTAGATGGTAAGCACGTTGTTTTCGGCGAAGTTACTGATGGTTTCGACATTGTTAAGAAGATTGAGAGCTACGGTTCAGGTTCAGGTGCTACCAAGGCCACCATCAAGATTGAGGAAGCTGGTGTCTTGTAA
- the TRM82 gene encoding tRNA (guanine-N(7)-)-methyltransferase non-catalytic subunit trm82 (BUSCO:EOG092632TF) → MKHPFQILTSSTDGKLLIASASSPSNESSLLLLSPESGDVLCQQNVPQPIYINYSETGPDKVLITADVDKNITIYKLENNELHQLKQQPMPKRLSGISILNSDAIVCDSLGDVYQITIDTQPAVKKEDLKPLLGHTSPLTAVVAAQYKNPPKSFLITSDRDEHIRVSNYPKSYVIKGFLYGHTQFVSQIHLFEICKESRLVSGGGEGKLFFWDWFREVLITEFDLMPYVEEYLHEFHIKKSSKTKEEQDVQKEQEVENIQPKYEIGVQKIDSIEGEDGVFIVTLVENTSCLVVVHFTDEAKHAQTIQLAAPAVTFAIVGNKLFVSLDAENDNILTIYKFVDGQFVNDDEAQSSIAERIISANPINVEDKSKFAPFYSINQLRKRGNNYS, encoded by the coding sequence ATGAAGCACCCATTTCAAATTCTCACATCAAGCACAGATGGCAAACTTCTTATAGCGTCTGCATCGTCACCATCAAACGAATCtagtcttcttcttttgctgcCGGAGCTGGGAGATGTACTATGTCAACAAAATGTACCACAGCCCATTTACATCAATTATCTGGAAACTGGACCCGATAAGGTCCTCATAACAGCTGATGTTGATAAAAACATTACCATATATAAACTTGAAAACAATGAGCTTCACCAATTGAAACAGCAACCAATGCCGAAAAGACTTAGTGGCATCTCAATACTCAACAGTGATGCAATAGTTTGCGACTCATTAGGGGATGTCTACCAAATCACAATCGACACTCAACCAGCagtgaaaaaagaagacttGAAACCACTTTTGGGACACACGAGTCCTCTCACTGCAGTGGTTGCAGCACAATACAAAAACCCGCCTAAATCGTTTTTGATAACCAGCGACCGGGATGAACACATACGAGTTTCAAACTACCCCAAGTCGTATGTCATTAAAGGATTCTTGTACGGCCATACACAATTCGTATCGCAAATTCATTTGTTTGAAATATGCAAAGAGTCAAGACTCGTGTCCGGAGGCGGCGAGGGCAAGTTATTTTTCTGGGACTGGTTTAGAGAGGTTTTGATTACCGAATTCGACTTGATGCCATATGTTGAAGAATACCTCCACGAGTTTcatataaagaaaagtagcaaaaccaaagaagaacaagatgtacaaaaagaacaagaagtaGAAAATATACAACCCAAATATGAAATTGGAGTGCAAAAGATTGACTCTATCGAAGGTGAGGATGGTGTTTTTATTGTGACATTGGTTGAAAATACTTCATGTCTAGTTGTGGTTCATTTCACCGATGAGGCCAAACACgcacaaacaattcaacTTGCTGCTCCCGCAGTGACATTTGCCATTGTTGGAAacaaattgtttgtttcacTCGATGCTGAAAACGATAATATATTAACAATTTACAAATTTGTTGATGGACAGTTTGTAAATGACGATGAAGCACAATCAAGCATTGCTGAAAGAATTATACTGGCCAACCCCATTAACGTTGAAGACAAGAGCAAGTTTGCACCATTCTACAGTATCAACCAGCTACGCAAAAGAGGAAACAATTACAGTTAG
- the YCF1 gene encoding ATP-binding cassette glutathione S-conjugate transporter ycf1 translates to MEHNNHLEFQPSLFDSHSWLLSQSQHLPIDKLTDGAESHNETTSDVNFLDGFSWLQCTTKHETWGPISHTYNDLTPCFTGLLFSIASLLMIVVGTYQVVHLKNKKITSGNRITWSFYFKLSLVLIQLAILVGLVFTFTGPAKGIIFTSLVLNVASTIVALAIHYIEEFKSTIPNGVLLFYWLFETIFFLGKDINLHLRSQFNSHYSTLLILGTVNAFAILLVESLLPMKPLDRISQLRQSPYDRANVFSRITFDWIGGLMKKGYHQFLTEHDLPPLPKSLKANKTTTDFNHFWNEQPASGKSLFWAVSNAFGLEFLLGGVFKGAQDCLAFVQPQLLRLLIKFVNDYTQSVKHGEPIPLTKGLLIAVGMFVVSIVQTACLHQYFQRAFDLGMKIRSSLSSAVYDKSLVLSNESKQESSTGDIVNLMSVDVQRLQDLVQNLQIIWSGPFQIIICLYSLHGLIGNSMWAGVAIMIIMIPLNAVIARTQRNLQKTQMKYKDKRSRLINEILNNIKSLKLYAWETPYLNRLNYVRNDLELSNLKKMGVFMAVSNFTWNLAPFLVSCSTFAVFVWTQKRSLSTDLVFPALSLFNLLSFPLAVVPMVITNIVEAQVAVGRLTKYLTSSELQSNAVSKLPPAKNIGDVAVSIKNGTFLWSKAQGEQNYKVALSSINLSSRKGQLDCIVGKVGSGKSSIIQAILGDLYKLDGEVALHGKVAYVSQVPWIMNGTVKDNILFGHKYDPEFYQNVLKACALTVDLAILPKGDRTEVGEKGISLSGGQKARLSLARAVYARADVYLLDDPLSAVDEHVGKHLTDHVLGPNGLLRTKCKILATNNIRVLSIADNLQMVSGGRIIEQGTYDDIMEQPNSKLKQLIDEFGKKKEDTPTRTPSRAATPTVGEAKREQAVAGTPINEGEVPKKDQYEVLDDDIDTQNLDSDCDFEGISLRRASEVSYIPEDERDPEQYLAEQRELADAEDADTKARKEHIEQGKVKWDVYLEYAKACGPINVMIFLGCAILSYLVNVASTFWLEHWSEINTKYGYNPNVGKYLGIYFLLGIGYSSSSLIQNITLWILCTIQGSKKIHNDMAVSVIRAPMSFFETTPIGRVLNRFSNDIYKIDEVLGRVFNMFFSNAIKVSLTIAVICFSTWQFVFLILPLGVLYVYYQQYYLRTSRELKRLDSVTRSPIFANFQESLVGVSTIRAYGKEERFRVVNRERVDQNLKAYHPAINSNRWLAVRLEFLGSIIILGSAGLSILTLSSGHLTAGMVGLSVSYALQVTQSLNWIVRMTVEVETNIVSVERSLEYSRLKSEAPAVIPGHVPPTNWPSEGEIKFNNYSTKYRPELELVLKNINIDIKPKEKIGIVGRTGAGKSSITLALFRIIEAFQGDINIDHIKTNSIGLFDLRHKLSIIPQDSQVFEGTIRSNLDPTEEYSDEQIWRALDLSHLKDHVLKMFEETREEIESDSALDVKVSEGGTNLSIGQRQLMCLGRVLLKLNHSNVLVLDEATAAVDVETDKILQQTIRTEFKDKTIITIAHRLNTILDSDRILVLEKGEVAEFDTPEVLLSDKNSLLYSLAKQGGFIEEEEG, encoded by the coding sequence atgGAGCACAATAACCACTTGGAATTCCAGCCGAGTCTATTTGACTCACACTCGTGGCTTTTGTCTCAATCTCAACATTTACCTATTGATAAATTGACTGATGGTGCAGAGTCCCACAATGAAACTACACTGGATGTCAATTTCCTAGATGGATTTAGCTGGCTTCAGTGTACAACTAAACATGAGACATGGGGTCCTATTTCTCATACATACAATGACTTAACTCCGTGTTTTACTGGCCTCTTGTTTAGCATTGCATCGTTGTTAatgattgttgttggaaCATACCAAGTTGTGCATCtcaaaaataagaaaatcACTTCAGGAAATAGAATCACGTGGAGCTTCTATTTCAAATTATCACTAGTTTTGATCCAGTTGGCTATTTTAGTTGGATTGGTGTTTACGTTTACTGGCCCAGCAAAAGGAATTATTTTCACTTCCTTGGTATTGAATGTTGCATCGACAATTGTGGCTTTGGCTATCCACTACATAGAAGAGTTTAAATCCACCATCCCCAATGgtgttttgctcttttaTTGGTTATTTGAgaccattttctttttaggAAAAGACATTAACTTGCACTTGAGAAGTCAATTCAACCTGCACTATTCAACATTGCTCATTTTGGGAACAGTCAACGCTTTCGCAATTTTGTTGGTTGAATCGTTGTTACCAATGAAACCACTTGACCGTATTAGTCAATTGAGACAATCGCCATACGACAGAGCAAATGTATTTTCAAGAATCACATTTGACTGGATTGGCgggttgatgaaaaaaggATACCACCAATTCCTCACTGAACATGATTTACCACCCTTACCAAAACTGTTAAAGGCAAACAAGACCACTACAGACTTTAATCACTTTTGGAATGAACAACCAGCAAGCGGCAAATCCTTGTTTTGGGCAGTAAGCAATGCATTTGGATTGGAGTTTTTGCTAGGTGGTGTGTTTAAAGGCGCCCAGGATTGTCTTGCATTTGTTCAACCACAATTGTTGAGATTATTGATAAAGTTTGTTAACGACTATACGCAATCGGTTAAACATGGCGAACCAATACCATTGACCAAAGGTTTGTTAATTGCTGTGGGaatgtttgttgtttccaTTGTGCAAACTGCTTGCTTGCACCAATATTTCCAAAGAGCATTTGATTTAGGGATGAAGATTAGAAGTTCATTATCCTCTGCCGTTTATGACAAATCTCTTGTCTTGTCGAACGAGTCCAAACAAGAAAGTTCAACTGGTGACATTGTTAACTTGATGTCGGTTGATGTGCAAAGATTACAAGATTTGGTACAGAATTTGCAAATTATTTGGTCGGGACCTTTCCAAATTATCATATGTTTATACTCCTTGCATGGATTGATTGGAAACTCTATGTGGGCAGGTGTAGCGATTATGATTATTATGATTCCTTTGAATGCTGTAATTGCAAGAACTCAAAGAAACTTGCAAAAGACTCAAATGAAATACAAGGATAAGAGGTCCAGATTAATCAATGAGATTTTGAACAATATCAAGTCGCTCAAGTTGTACGCTTGGGAAACACCATATTTGAATAGGTTAAACTATGTCAGAAATGATTTGGAGTTgctgaatttgaaaaaaatgggtGTCTTTATGGCAGTTTCCAATTTTACTTGGAACTTGGCACCATTTTTGGTTAGTTGCTCAACTTTTGCCGTGTTTGTGTGGACACAAAAGAGAAGTTTGTCAACTGATTTGGTTTTTCCAGCATTATCTCTTTTCAACCTTTTGTCATTCCCACTTGCTGTTGTACCAATGGTGATTACAAATATTGTTGAAGCGCAAGTTGCAGTTGGTAGATTGACAAAGTACTTGACCAGCTCCGAGTTGCAAAGTAATGCGGTGAGCAAGCTACCACCAGCAAAGAACATTGGTGATGTAGCTGTTTCAATCAAAAATGGTACCTTTTTGTGGTCCAAAGCTCAAGGTGAACAAAATTACAAAGTTGCATTATCAAGTATTAACCTCAGCTCGAGAAAGGGACAATTGGATTGTATTGTTGGTAAGGTTGGTTCTGGTAAATCCTCTATAATTCAGGCCATCCTTGGTGATTTGTATAAACTCGATGGTGAAGTTGCATTGCATGGTAAAGTTGCTTATGTATCACAGGTGCCATGGATCATGAATGGAACTGTTAAGGACAATATTTTATTCGGCCACAAGTACGACCCTGAATTCTACCAAAATGTGTTGAAAGCTTGTGCCTTGACTGTTGATTTGGCAATACTTCCTAAAGGCGATAGAACCGAAGTTGGAGAAAAAGgtatttctctttctgGTGGTCAAAAGGCTAGGTTATCACTAGCAAGAGCTGTTTATGCACGTGCTGATGTTTATTTACTCGATGATCCGCTTAGTGCTGTTGATGAACACGTTGGGAAACATTTAACAGATCACGTATTGGGTCCCAACGGATTGTTGCGTACAAAATGTAAGATCTTGGCTACAAACAATATTAGAGTTTTGAGTATTGCCGATAATTTGCAAATGGTGAGTGGTGGAAGAATTATTGAGCAAGGCACATACGATGATATAATGGAGCAACCAAACTCCAAGTTGAAGCAGTTGATTGATGAGTTTggtaaaaagaaggaggatACTCCTACAAGAACTCCTTCTAGAGCTGCAACTCCAACAGTTGGTGAAGCCAAGCGCGAGCAGGCTGTTGCTGGTACTCCAATCAATGAAGGTGAAGTTCCCAAGAAGGATCAATACGAAGTGCTAGATGATGATATCGACACACAAAATCTCGACTCCGATTGTGACTTTGAAGGAATTAGTTTGAGACGTGCTTCTGAAGTGTCTTATATACCAGAAGATGAGCGTGATCCAGAACAGTATCTTGCAGAACAAAGAGAATTAGCTGATGCTGAAGATGCCGACACAAAGGCTAGAAAAGAACACATTGAGCAAGGTAAAGTTAAATGGGATGTGTACTTGGAGTATGCTAAAGCGTGTGGCCCAATCAATGTGATGATCTTTTTAGGGTGTGCcattctttcttatttGGTCAATGTTGCTTCGACATTTTGGTTGGAACATTGGTCAGAAATTAATACAAAATATGGATATAACCCAAACGTTGGGAAATACTTGGGTATCTACTTTTTGTTGGGTATTGGTTATTCTTCGTCGTCATTGATTCAAAACATTACACTTTGGATATTGTGTACTATACAGGGGTCTAAAAAGATTCACAATGATATGGCTGTGAGTGTGATTCGTGCACCAATGAGTTTCTTTGAAACAACACCTATCGGTAGAGTGTTGAATAGATTTTCTAATGACATCTACAAGATTGATGAAGTATTGGGCAGGGTTTTCAACATGTTCTTTAGTAATGCTATCAAGGTTAGTTTGACGATTGCGGTGATTTGCTTTTCAACATGGcaatttgtatttttgaTCTTGCCATTGGGTGTGTTGTACGTTTATTACCAACAGTATTATCTTCGTACTTCAAGAGAGTTGAAGAGATTGGATTCGGTGACTAGATCTCCTATATTTGCCAATTTCCAAGAGTCACTTGTTGGTGTTTCGACAATCAGGGCGTATGGTAAAGAAGAGAGGTTTAGAGTTGTTAATAGAGAAAGAGTTGATCAAAACTTGAAAGCTTATCATCCAGCAATCAATTCAAACAGATGGCTTGCTGTGAGGTTAGAGTTTCTTGGTTCTATAATCATTCTTGGCTCTGCTGGTTTGTCCATCTTGACATTATCTTCGGGTCACTTGACTGCAGGTATGGTTGGTTTGTCAGTTTCGTATGCTTTGCAAGTAACACAATCACTCAACTGGATTGTTCGTATGacagttgaagttgaaaccAATATTGTTTCTGTTGAAAGAAGTCTTGAATATTCTCGTTTAAAGTCTGAAGCACCAGCAGTTATTCCTGGGCATGTACCACCTACAAACTGGCCTTCTGAAGGTGAAATCAAATTCAATAATTACTCGACAAAGTATAGGCCTGAGCTTGAACTTGTTTTGAAGAACATCAATATTGATATCAAGccaaaggaaaagattgGTATTGTTGGTAGAACTGGTGCTGGTAAATCATCAATCACTTTGGCGCTTTTCCGTATCATTGAAGCATTTCAAGGTGATATAAATATTGACCACATTAAGACTAATTCGATAGGTCTCTTTGATTTGCGTCACAAGCTTTCAATTATTCCGCAAGATTCACAAGTGTTTGAAGGTACAATTAGATCGAATTTGGATCCTACTGAGGAGTATTCAGATGAGCAAATATGGAGAGCCTTGGATCTTTCACACTTGAAAGATCATGTATTGAAAATGTTTGAAGAGACACGCGAGGAGATTGAAAGTGATAGTGCGCTTGATGTTAAAGTCTCTGAGGGTGGTACCAACTTGTCTATTGGCCAACGTCAACTCATGTGTCTTGGAAGAGTTCTTCTCAAGCTTAACCATTCAAATGTACTTGTTTTGGATGAAGCCACTGCAGCagttgatgttgaaacCGACAAGATATTGCAGCAAACAATCAGAACAGAGTTTAAGGATAAGACCATCATCACTATTGCTCACAGATTGAATACCATCTTGGACTCAGACAGGATCTTGGTATTGGAGAAGGGTGAAGTTGCAGAGTTTGACACTCCCGAGGTGTTGTTAAGTGACAAAAACTCGTTACTTTATTCATTGGCTAAACAAGGAGGTTTTattgaggaagaagagggttaa
- the sec1 gene encoding syntaxin binding protein 1 (BUSCO:EOG09261ZJR): MSRNKDPNSLLNIQHTYIHDRIKGLQQPKEIYNLIIDKNVESILYKTFTKEQLLRIVAAVELIDAERRKNSYMTAMYLVEKTIYNMKCILADVQTKRYKNAIALFQYKDQDFDFEVEDFYHNKFLRNPQVQQFFNGNFNHMNFEYNALETRVFLTDNVTPNSMPIYYNKNVQQFVIPQIKKVAQSLLNLMISMEEYPFIRFYKPPNANYEAKTLPELIADEFQMQMDNYCRYNDNYPTPEVSAKTRSVLLITDRTIDLYAPLLHEFTYQAMAYDIVESLEKENVFKYQSENEKGEVNDVEAALTNENDEDWINLRHLHIIESSELIVNKITDLIKNNPLLIDRSKASTSSDLMYIVAHLKGFDEERKQLTLHKTLIDKCLDINASRKLAEFAADFEQTCCAEGVTFEGERNKHLHDDLIVLLARDDLHINDKLRLILIYAFYRGGLMRSDFEKMIKFIGVKDSHISGLCERCFNNVDKLGFEIFKKDLKSKPYSKQMFHTINNEGTYNTSRFTPGLKTVMQNVAKYSLDRDWFPYFRDTPLDDELVTSSSEQQRKNEIQTSNGTLRNPRIKASWANQSSSSSSIPTSKRYGNGSSLAKPKQRIFCYVAGGMTYNEIRSIYELSSTMGKEFYIGSESILKPRDFLIGLQNLGENKTLDQLNLNIVKESMERKEVPMHLYNDGGIPKPRAPLTAQSVPQNQQGFQGQYGQSFAHGNNVNGRGGVPTTTSQPGFTSSSSFSSSHPQPHPLAAGGTGSGAQVQPQFGQTSSFEQQVQQQQQMYAQAHGLDPNSASTGGKTTHSHYQKRGSSGSPQPMGSGTEEKKKSKASKLKKLFK; this comes from the coding sequence ATGTCCAGAAACAAAGACCCAAACTCGCTTCTCAACATCCAACACACATATATCCACGATAGGATCAAGGGGCTTCAGCAACCAAAGGAAATATACAATCTCATCATAGATAAAAATGTCGAATCCATCTTGTACAAAACATTTACTAAGGAGCAACTTCTACGAATAGTTGCTGCCGTTGAACTCATTGATGCAGAACGACGCAAAAACTCATACATGACAGCAATGTATTTAGTCGAAAAGACAATCTATAACATGAAGTGCATTTTAGCCGATGTTCAAACCAAGAGGTATAAAAACGCCATTGCGTTGTTTCAATACAAAGACCAAGACTTTGATTTCGAGGTTGAGGATTTCTATCACAACAAATTTTTGAGAAACCCCCAGGTTCAgcaatttttcaatggCAACTTTAACCATATGAACTTTGAATACAACGCCCTTGAGACTAGAGTGTTTTTAACTGATAATGTTACTCCCAACTCTATGCCGATTTACTACAACAAAAATGTACAACAGTTTGTTATACCACAAATCAAGAAAGTTGCTCAGAGCTTGCTCAATTTGATGATCTCTATGGAAGAGTACCCATTTATACGGTTTTACAAGCCACCAAATGCGAACTATGAAGCAAAGACTTTACCGGAATTAATTGCTGATGAGTTTCAGATGCAAATGGATAACTATTGTAGATACAATGATAACTACCCAACACCAGAGGTTTCCGCTAAAACAAGGTCGGTGTTGTTGATAACTGATAGAACAATTGATTTATACGCACCACTATTGCATGAGTTCACCTATCAAGCTATGGCATACGACATTGTCGAATCTTTGGAGAAGGagaatgttttcaaataccaaagtgaaaacgaaaaaggTGAAGTGAATGATGTTGAAGCAGCATTGActaatgaaaatgatgagGATTGGATCAATTTGCGGCACTTGCACATCATTGAAAGTTCGGAGTTGATTGTCAACAAGATTACGGATTTGATCAAGAACAATCCTTTGCTTATAGACAGATCCAAGGCATCAACTTCATCAGATTTGATGTATATAGTTGCTCATTTGAAAGGATTTGAcgaagaaagaaagcagTTGACATTGCACAAAACATTGATTGACAAGTGTCTCGATATCAATGCATCACGAAAACTAGCAGAATTTGCCGCTGACTTTGAGCAAACTTGTTGCGCAGAGGGTGTCACATTTGAAGGTGAGCGCAATAAGCATCTCCACGACGATCTTATTGTATTGCTTGCTAGAGATGACTTGCATATCAATGATAAACTTCGACTTATTTTGATATATGCGTTCTATCGTGGTGGGCTTATGAGATCTGATTTTGAGAAAATGATTAAATTTATTGGCGTTAAGGATTCTCACATAAGTGGGCTTTGTGAACGATGCTTCAATAATGTTGATAAACTTGGTTTTgagattttcaaaaaagatCTCAAATCCAAACCATACTCGAAACAAATGTTCCATACAATCAATAATGAAGGAACATACAATACTTCGAGATTCACTCCTGGTCTCAAAACGGTGATGCAAAATGTTGCCAAATACTCGCTTGACCGAGATTGGTTCCCTTATTTTAGGGATACACCATTGGATGATGAATTAGTGACATCCAGTTCAGAGCAGCAAAGGAAGAATGAGATTCAGACAAGTAACGGAACATTGAGAAACCCCAGAATCAAAGCAAGTTGGGCTAATCAATCTTCGTCGTCATCCTCGATTCCCACTTCAAAGCGATATGGCAATGGCTCTAGTCTAGCCAAGCCAAAGCAAAGAATATTTTGCTATGTTGCCGGAGGAATGACATACAATGAGATTAGGTCCATCTATGAATTGTCCAGTACCATGGGTAAAGAGTTTTATATTGGATCAGAGTCGATTTTGAAGCCACGTGATTTCCTTATTGGGTTACAAAATTTGGGTGAGAACAAGACTTTGGATCAGTTAAATCTCAATATTGTGAAGGAGTcaatggaaagaaaagaagttCCTATGCACTTGTATAATGATGGTGGTATTCCCAAACCACGTGCACCTCTTACAGCACAGTCTGTTCCCCAAAACCAACAAGGTTTTCAAGGTCAGTATGGTCAATCTTTTGCACATGGTAACAATGTTAATGGAAGAGGAGGTGTTCCCACAACTACTTCACAACCAGGtttcacttcttcttcttctttttcttcttctcatCCTCAGCCCCACCCTCTTGCTGCCGGTGGCACTGGATCTGGTGCACAAGTGCAACCACAATTTGGCCAAACAAGTTCATTTGAACAACAAgttcagcaacagcaacagatGTACGCCCAGGCTCATGGCTTGGATCCAAACTCGGCACTGACTGGTGGAAAAACAACACATTCTCATTACCAAAAGAGAGGCTCAAGTGGATCGCCACAACCAATGGGAAGTGGCActgaagagaagaagaaatctAAAGCCtctaaattgaaaaagttaTTTAAATAG